The region TTCGCCTGACGCGCCGGAAGGCGCTGAAGGGATTGGCCCTGGGGATCGGCGCCATGGTCCTCCCCGCGAAAGACGCCTCCGCCTCCGTTTGGGAGTCCTTTTTCCAGAAGCATTTTCGGGAACTCGGCAAGCCGGAGCGCCAGAAGATCCTTGCAAGGCTCGAGAAGGAGTACAGCGCCCGGTACAAGAAATCGGTGAGGGTGAAGGACACCCCCCCTCCGGAAGGCGTCCTGTTCGGTTACGCGCTGGACCTTTCCCGTTGCGTCGGGTGCCGGAGGTGCGTTTACGGCTGCGTGACGGAGAACAACCAGTCCCGCGACCCGCAGATCCATTGGATCAAGGTGCTCCGCCTCGAGAAGGAACGAGGCGTCGACCTGGAGCATTCCGAGCAATATTACAACCCGGAGACCGTTCCCCAGGAAGGGTATTTCTACATGCCCGTCCAGTGCCAGCAGTGCGAGAACCCGCCCTGCACCAAGGTGTGCCCCGTTCAGGCCACCTGGAAGGAGAACGACGGGATC is a window of Deltaproteobacteria bacterium CG2_30_66_27 DNA encoding:
- a CDS encoding 4Fe-4S ferredoxin yields the protein MSDMEEHDERVFRLTRRKALKGLALGIGAMVLPAKDASASVWESFFQKHFRELGKPERQKILARLEKEYSARYKKSVRVKDTPPPEGVLFGYALDLSRCVGCRRCVYGCVTENNQSRDPQIHWIKVLRLEKERGVDLEHSEQYYNPETVPQEGYFYMPVQCQQCENPPCTKVCPVQATWKENDGIVVVDYNWCIGCRYCMAACPYGARHFNWKKPGLPAGDMNPDTHYLGNRPRPVGVVEKCIFCMQRTRERDGKYPACVEVCPVGARKFGNLLDPSSEIRNVIENKRVFILKEDLNTQPKFYYFYSV